Part of the Marasmius oreades isolate 03SP1 chromosome 5, whole genome shotgun sequence genome is shown below.
CAGCCTTGCCGTTTTTGCCAGTACGTACTCTCTGTGGCAACCTTTGTGATAAACTTGACACTCTCGTCGCCAGATGGTCCCAAAGGAGTCATAACGGGAGTGGAGCGCGTTGACGCGGAAATGGCCGTACGGATAGGTTACAGCGAATCAAAATGGGTTGGCGAAGAGATTATATTTGCTGCGTCCGAAGCAACAGGACTCCAATCCACGGTTGTCCGTGTTGGACAATTGTGTGGTGCAAGTTCTTCCGGAACTTGGAATGTTAAAGAGTGGTTCCCGACAATGGTGCAGGTATCTTCGGTCATGAAGGTTCTCCCCGACGACGCGAGAGTAAGTTCAACATTACGGTAGCAACATATAGGGGTGCTTACATCTCCACCCATTCCATAGCAAGTTTCTTGGTTACCAATCGACGTAGCGGCGCAGGCCATGGTCGATATACTACGACGTCGAGCCGATTCGTCCCCGCCCTCGCCTACATCTATTGAAGCCCTTGCACATCCTTGTCTGATTCCATGGCAAGCGATAGCCACGGTGCTTGCCGATGAGTTGGGCGCCACGATAATCCCGTATCCAGAATGGTTCAAGCGTGTCGAAGAGTTGTTAGGTACCCTGGACTTTGAGGACCTCAATGCCAAGCGTCTGCTTCCCTACTTCCGTGGTGTTGATTCCTTTGGAGACCGTGAACATGGCAATAGGGATGCGTTTGGCTTAGCCCAAATGTTGGTCTCGCCTCCGACGGGGTCGACGCTGGCAAACTTGCTGCCATTAACAGAGAGGGAAGTTCAGTCATGGGTAACATACTGGAGAGGTGTTAAGTTCCTACGGTGAATGCAAAAGTCGTAACTACGTCCAAATACCTTGTATCCTTCTGGCAGGATTAATACTCCAATGATCTGAATTATATCGAGATTTCGCATCAATATCAGGGTCAAGCAGCGACTTGGCAAGCATCATTGTGTTTCTAACCACTCGATGACAGTACCAACTCGAAAGTGGCAGAACGGCAATTGGTGTGACGCGTTATGTGGCCCTAGACCCCGTCTTCCTGATGTGATTTTCTTGCTCATGTCCAAGCACTCATGAAGGAGGACAGGACAGACGTCGAAGACAACTACCACAACACACGTGTCCACGCTGCAACATCCCATGGTCTCCAGTATGTGGTCATACTGAAAATCGAATCCTTCCCGACTTGGTGCTTGCATTTGTCAATTTAGGCTCATTTTGACTGCTCggaaagcttttacaagaaGAAAATTGCGAATGAGATCGATACCGAACCTTCAAACTCTGCTGAGGAACTGGAGATTCCCAAGAGATTTGAGGAGAGTAATCTCGAAGACGAAGGGATATATAAGGATGGGGATGAAGAGGTTGACAATGACGATGACACCTTTGAGGACCGTTTCCAAGGGATATAGGTGCGTCGCTTTGCCTGTTGTTTGGAATCCGATTCTGACACGAAGATAATGCGGAATATGAAGACATCTgggaaagattgagattgacaaaagacgagaaaaagaaaatcaTGAAAGCTATCGACAACCCCGATAGTGATCTGAGGAAGGGCCTCGCATTTTCTGAAGAGCAATGTAGACCTTAGTGGGAAGGTCATCTTGGGGATGAAGGCACTGGATTGCAAGAAGGTGCACGCTCTGCCACTGATGGAGATTTCATGATTGACGATGTTTAAGACCTGGTTCCGTGATGGCCGTCGCAGCGCTAGCACAGTCAATCAACGTCGGTTTCCGCTACTCAGGTGAAACAAGAAACGAGTCGGATCCCCCTTACCGTCCACCAATCTCTATGTCCTAGGACCCTTCCTCTCCTGCATCTCGAAAGGCTGAGAATAGAGGTGGAGACGTGGCCAGCCTGTACTGTCAGGCGCTTGGAACCCATTCGACATTAAAGAGTATCAGTATCAAGGTGGCGAACGTCTTGTCGATCAATCGACCCGGATGCACTGCGAATTAGAAGCGCTTCCTCGAGGCATACGACGCTGGCCATGACGTTCATCATACTTGTACGGAACTAGACCAATCATGCCGTTGAAAATAGTGCCAAAAAAAGTAGCTATGATACATTGCAGTGTATACATTCTTTGCCAGACCACGTTCAGACCGTCCACTCATCAACACTCCTCAATGCAGGCAGCCCAATCCCgtccgacatatccgcagaACCCGAAAACTTCGTCGGTACAAACACTTTCTCAACGCCATCCAACCTCTTGTCGAAAGCAGAGTATAGCTTGGCCATGTCTTCAAAGGGTACTCGGTGGGAGATCATGCTACAAGGCGCTGGTCAAGAATGGCGGATGCATATAAGAAACCTCAGCGGAACGTACAAAGCAGGATCAAATTTCTTCGTTTTGACGTAATCGTTCAGAATTTCTTCCCAATACTTGTGAACGGGTGCTTGTCCGTTCCCAATCAACCTAAAAGAATAAGAAGACAAGTCATTCGTCTAATGCGCACGCATATGCTAAAAAAGAGAACTCCTACCGAACACCTTTCTCCATCAACGCACCCACATTGACGCCATTTGCAAAGCCAGAGTAGGCTGCAATTATACCACAGCTACCCATTTTCCTCACCGACACGATCATCTCGTTGATAGTTTCCGGTACATCCGTTTCTAGCATGAACGTCTTCTGTGCCTTGTGAAGTAACGTTTTAGGCTCGTGGAAGGTTCCTAATCATGATCGGATGCTCAGCAGCAAGATCGAACAACAACCGAGGAAAATCATACCGCAATCTAATGCAACGTCTAACCCTCGAGGCACCAGCTCGTATATCCGCTTTGGCACGTCGGAAAATTCCTTGAAATTGATAACCTCAATCCCCGTCTTTTTTTGTGCAAAAGCCAGCCTTGAGGGTACAGCATCGATGCCAATAACCCTAGATGCGCCCTTTAGCAATGCCCATCGTGCAGCGCACTGACCTATCGGTCCTAGACCCTATTTAAGAATAATTAGAGTCAACTCGACAAACACATGGGGAAAAGGCAACAAAAACCAGGGAAAACGTACCCAGATCCCGACAACATCGCCCTTCTTCACACCAGTATCCACCACTGCATGATAACTAGTAGGCAGCACATCTGACAGATAGAGTGCACGTTCATCCGAAACATCATCCGGAACTGGCAAAAGATTGACATTCCCAAACGGAACTCGAACGTACTCTGCTTGACCTCCTGGGAAGCCGCCTGTGAAGTGGGAGTATCCGAAGAACCCGGCGTCGCGTTGGCCATACATGTAGTTTTGTAACCTAACGTTAGAGCGAGGAATGTGGATTTTTAGACCAAAAACGTTCGAGTGGAATGAAAAGTTTTACGCACGAAGAGTTGTTGGTTCTGTCGCAGAATGAAGAGAGCTTCTGTTGGCAGTACTCGCATCTACCGCATGCGATCTGGAACGAGGCGACAACCCGTTGGCCGACACTAAGATTCTTCACGTTGGGCCCAATCTTGTAGACCTTTCCCATGAACTAGACAAGACCCATCGATGTCAGCTGCTCGTCGAAAAGAAAATtaaaacagaaacaatggTTACCTCATGG
Proteins encoded:
- a CDS encoding uncharacterized protein (antiSMASH:Cluster_5.1), which translates into the protein MQATTNKLQEKMGTMPTDVNPEYKHAEGGEKMRALAWFGPNDVRMVDAPVPDITEPNDVILQVTGTTICGSDLHLYHGEIATLQQGDILGHEFMGKVYKIGPNVKNLSVGQRVVASFQIACGRCEYCQQKLSSFCDRTNNSSLQNYMYGQRDAGFFGYSHFTGGFPGGQAEYVRVPFGNVNLLPVPDDVSDERALYLSDVLPTSYHAVVDTGVKKGDVVGIWGLGPIGQCAARWALLKGASRVIGIDAVPSRLAFAQKKTGIEVINFKEFSDVPKRIYELVPRGLDVALDCGTFHEPKTLLHKAQKTFMLETDVPETINEMIVSVRKMGSCGIIAAYSGFANGVNVGALMEKGVRLIGNGQAPVHKYWEEILNDYVKTKKFDPALYVPLRFLICIRHS
- a CDS encoding uncharacterized protein (antiSMASH:Cluster_5.1), with amino-acid sequence MQATTNKLQEKMGTMPTDVNPEYKHAEGGEKMRALAWFGPNDVRMVDAPVPDITEPNDVILQVTGTTICGSDLHLYHGEIATLQQGDILGHEFMGKVYKIGPNVKNLSVGQRVVASFQIACGRCEYCQQKLSSFCDRTNNSSLQNYMYGQRDAGFFGYSHFTGGFPGGQAEYVRVPFGNVNLLPVPDDVSDERALYLSDVLPTSYHAVVDTGVKKGDVVGIWGLGPIGQCAARWALLKGASRVIGIDAVPSRLAFAQKKTGIEVINFKEFSDVPKRIYELVPRGLDVALDCGTFHEPKTLLHKAQKTFMLETDVPETINEMIVSVRKMGSCGIIAAYSGFANGVNVGALMEKGVRLIGNGQAPVHKYWEEILNDYVKTKKFDPAFMISHRVPFEDMAKLYSAFDKRLDGVEKVFVPTKFSGSADMSDGIGLPALRSVDEWTV
- a CDS encoding uncharacterized protein (antiSMASH:Cluster_5.1), translating into MKEDRTDVEDNYHNTRVHAATSHGLQYVVILKIESFPTCFYKKKIANEIDTEPSNSAEELEIPKRFEESNLEDEGIYKDGDEEVDNDDDTFEDRFQGI